A window of the Ardenticatenales bacterium genome harbors these coding sequences:
- a CDS encoding SDR family oxidoreductase, which yields MKYIVITGVSSGIGNSTARELLAHGYHVFGSVRQAAEAERLRQELGERFTPLVFDITDTAAVVAAAAQVAAVVGDGGLTALVNNAGISIVGPLMHEPLAELRRQCEVNVVGTLAVTQAFLPLLGARKDAPHPPGRIVTVTSTVGKVIFPFYGAYGASKHAVEGMMEALRRELVMYGIDVVVVAPGAVRTPMWDKQGKTDFSLYAGTDYAGPLAQMEEMMGRMRNAGMTPDKIAHRLRQIIQTPRPKARYGIYKNWLLAWFLPRWMPFRLVDRVVARQLGMRPK from the coding sequence ATGAAGTATATTGTCATTACGGGGGTATCGTCGGGGATTGGCAACAGCACGGCGCGGGAGCTGCTCGCGCATGGGTATCATGTGTTTGGCAGCGTGCGCCAGGCGGCGGAGGCGGAGCGGTTGCGGCAGGAGTTGGGGGAGCGGTTTACGCCGCTGGTTTTTGATATAACGGATACGGCGGCGGTGGTGGCGGCGGCGGCGCAGGTGGCGGCGGTGGTGGGGGATGGGGGATTGACGGCGTTGGTGAATAATGCCGGCATTTCCATCGTCGGCCCCCTCATGCACGAACCCCTGGCGGAGCTGCGTCGGCAGTGCGAAGTCAACGTCGTGGGGACCCTGGCCGTCACCCAGGCCTTTTTGCCCCTCCTCGGCGCGCGCAAAGACGCGCCCCATCCTCCCGGCCGCATCGTCACCGTCACCAGCACCGTGGGCAAAGTCATCTTTCCCTTCTATGGCGCTTATGGCGCGTCAAAACATGCCGTGGAAGGCATGATGGAAGCACTGCGGCGGGAGTTGGTGATGTACGGTATTGACGTGGTGGTGGTGGCCCCAGGGGCGGTGCGCACGCCGATGTGGGATAAGCAAGGGAAAACGGATTTTTCGCTGTACGCGGGGACGGATTACGCCGGGCCGCTGGCGCAGATGGAGGAGATGATGGGGCGAATGAGAAATGCCGGCATGACGCCCGACAAAATCGCCCATCGCCTGCGCCAGATCATCCAAACCCCCCGCCCCAAAGCCCGCTACGGCATCTACAAAAACTGGCTCCTGGCGTGGTTCCTCCCCCGCTGGATGCCCTTCCGCCTCGTGGACCGCGTCGTCGCCCGCCAACTGGGGATGCGTCCCAAGTGA
- a CDS encoding DUF1461 domain-containing protein gives MNNLFTRIMQWLIILGMPLLLGFGSFRLIINDAYPRYEYAKSSFPPDFEWSNTQRLELALVAVGYLRHPEPAEDVIYLLQEQVKPGTNESLYNEREIGHMLDVKRVSDSVIRPLGWAGLALVGLGLIALLAAAGTRPLAYRGLMWGGLLTMLILLGIGLFLIVGWNTFFVTFHDLLFPAGTWTFPLTDSLIRLFPEKFWFDFGVLLVSAIFLEGGLVAALGRGLAHNSQ, from the coding sequence GTGAATAACCTCTTCACTCGAATAATGCAATGGCTGATCATCCTGGGCATGCCGCTTTTGCTCGGCTTTGGCAGCTTTCGCCTGATCATCAACGACGCTTACCCGCGTTATGAATACGCCAAGTCCAGTTTTCCGCCCGATTTTGAATGGAGTAATACGCAGCGGTTGGAACTGGCGTTGGTGGCGGTGGGGTATTTGCGCCATCCGGAACCGGCGGAGGACGTGATCTACCTGCTGCAAGAGCAGGTGAAGCCGGGCACAAATGAGTCGCTGTACAATGAGCGAGAGATCGGGCACATGCTGGACGTGAAGCGCGTGTCCGACAGCGTGATCCGTCCGCTCGGTTGGGCGGGGTTGGCGCTGGTGGGCCTGGGGCTGATCGCGCTACTGGCGGCGGCGGGGACGCGCCCGCTGGCCTACCGCGGCCTGATGTGGGGCGGGCTGCTGACGATGCTGATTTTGCTGGGCATAGGTCTGTTCCTCATCGTGGGCTGGAATACGTTTTTCGTCACGTTCCACGACCTGCTCTTTCCCGCCGGAACGTGGACGTTCCCGCTGACGGATTCGCTGATCCGCCTGTTCCCGGAGAAGTTCTGGTTTGACTTCGGCGTCTTGCTGGTATCGGCCATTTTCCTGGAGGGAGGCTTGGTGGCGGCGTTGGGGCGTGGGCTGGCGCATAACAGCCAGTAA
- a CDS encoding sulfoxide reductase heme-binding subunit YedZ, protein MRKFFSQWDRKTQARWLQRLTHVGALLPLAVLFYDYWYYRLGADPVRAAILRTGKTALILLLLSLAITPLTSVAGWKQLQPLRRPLGLYAFLYVCVHLTIFAAIDYELNLRLILAGIVDNPYVVVGFIAFLLLIPLALTSTKGSMRRLGRNWKRLHKLVYLVAILALWHFFWLVKDYGQPLVFAGILALLFLLRFQPIRQPLLRWRRGRQNRRAAPPRKPSSVRVETEL, encoded by the coding sequence ATGCGCAAGTTTTTTTCTCAATGGGACCGCAAGACGCAGGCTCGTTGGCTGCAACGACTGACACATGTGGGGGCGCTGCTGCCGCTGGCGGTGCTTTTTTACGACTATTGGTACTACCGCCTGGGGGCCGATCCGGTGCGGGCCGCTATCTTGCGTACGGGGAAGACGGCGCTCATTTTGCTGCTGCTCTCTCTGGCAATTACGCCGCTGACGTCGGTGGCCGGGTGGAAGCAGTTGCAGCCGCTGCGTCGTCCGCTGGGATTGTACGCCTTCCTTTACGTGTGCGTGCATTTGACTATTTTCGCGGCAATTGATTATGAGTTGAACCTGCGCCTGATCCTGGCGGGGATTGTGGATAATCCGTATGTGGTTGTCGGCTTTATTGCCTTCTTGCTCTTGATTCCGCTGGCGCTGACGTCTACGAAGGGTTCGATGCGGCGGTTGGGCAGGAACTGGAAGCGGCTGCATAAGTTAGTGTACCTGGTGGCGATATTGGCGCTGTGGCATTTCTTCTGGTTGGTGAAGGATTATGGGCAGCCGTTGGTTTTTGCCGGCATTCTCGCCCTCCTCTTCCTCCTCCGCTTCCAACCCATCCGCCAACCCCTGCTACGCTGGCGACGCGGCCGGCAAAACCGGCGCGCAGCCCCGCCCAGGAAACCATCCTCCGTGCGGGTAGAAACCGAATTGTAG
- the msrP gene encoding protein-methionine-sulfoxide reductase catalytic subunit MsrP has translation MLIKKQTGIEIASSQITSESLYLSRRQFVKGAAAVAAGTLLAACRPEPPTTTTTTDGGSTTPIEPGAVSATADELGTPLNSFEDITHYNNYYEFTVDKQRVAALSADFPTSPWQVQVTGLANKPGVYDVDDLRRQFDQEERVYRLRCVEAWSMVIPWVGFPLAQLLQAAEPMTAAKYVRFQTLYDPDLMPGQDSRWYNWPYVEGLRMDEAMHPLTLLATGLYGRDLLPQNGAPLRLVVPWKYGFKSIKAIVKIELTDEMPTSLWMAAAPSEYGFYANVNPDVPHPRWSQATERLIGVGRRETLPFNGYADQVASLYEGMDLRVNF, from the coding sequence ATGTTAATCAAAAAGCAGACAGGCATTGAAATCGCTTCTTCCCAAATCACGTCGGAATCACTCTATCTGTCCCGGCGGCAGTTTGTGAAAGGCGCGGCGGCGGTGGCGGCGGGGACGCTGTTGGCGGCTTGCCGCCCCGAACCTCCCACGACTACAACAACAACGGATGGTGGCTCAACCACCCCGATTGAGCCGGGCGCGGTCAGCGCCACCGCCGATGAGCTAGGGACGCCCCTCAATAGCTTTGAGGACATTACCCATTACAACAACTACTATGAGTTTACGGTGGACAAGCAGCGCGTGGCCGCGCTTTCCGCCGATTTCCCCACCTCTCCCTGGCAAGTGCAGGTGACGGGGCTGGCGAATAAGCCCGGCGTCTACGACGTTGATGATTTGCGCCGCCAGTTTGACCAGGAGGAGCGGGTCTACCGCCTGCGCTGCGTGGAGGCGTGGTCGATGGTGATTCCGTGGGTTGGTTTTCCCCTGGCGCAACTGCTGCAAGCGGCGGAGCCGATGACGGCGGCGAAGTATGTGCGCTTCCAGACGCTCTATGACCCGGACCTGATGCCCGGACAAGACTCTCGCTGGTATAACTGGCCCTATGTGGAGGGGCTGCGGATGGACGAGGCGATGCACCCGCTGACGCTGCTGGCGACGGGGCTGTATGGGCGGGACTTGTTGCCGCAGAATGGCGCGCCGCTGCGTCTGGTGGTTCCCTGGAAATATGGGTTTAAGAGTATCAAGGCGATTGTGAAGATCGAATTGACGGATGAAATGCCTACGTCTTTGTGGATGGCGGCGGCTCCCAGCGAGTATGGATTTTATGCAAATGTGAACCCGGATGTACCGCATCCGCGCTGGTCGCAGGCGACGGAGCGGTTGATCGGCGTGGGCCGCCGCGAGACACTGCCGTTTAATGGATACGCGGATCAGGTGGCCTCGCTGTACGAGGGCATGGACCTGCGGGTGAATTTCTAG
- a CDS encoding M23 family metallopeptidase, with protein sequence MFGPRNVTKPLIGLVGLAWLLIGCQARMAASQGAIMPASVNAQPTATTIKPVVVYTVAAPQQEQRSFALPTPRPPATATPLPPTAVPNTATPLPTSTASPTPMPTFTPPALPNTPPGEHYWLRRPIADGGVVWTDKTYPYGSTRGGSLRPHHGVDIAVPYNTEILAAASGTVVVAGNDLEIPYGQTTDFYGNLVVIELDTRLNGKPVYNLYGHLNQIWVQPGQHVDVREVVGLSGATGVADGPHLHFEVRVGANTYESTRNPLLWLNPFPDRGTVAGRVVWPDGVLVAEAPISLHRIDAPTAAYYATTTYANETLNPDDSWGENFALDDVEAGYYEATILVDGRKISQAFWVFPYRTNFVEFVLDSSPK encoded by the coding sequence ATGTTTGGACCACGAAATGTTACGAAGCCATTGATCGGGCTGGTGGGGTTGGCGTGGCTGTTGATTGGCTGTCAGGCACGGATGGCGGCGTCGCAGGGAGCGATAATGCCGGCATCTGTCAACGCCCAACCCACCGCCACCACCATCAAACCCGTCGTCGTCTACACCGTCGCCGCGCCACAGCAAGAGCAGCGCAGCTTTGCCCTGCCCACACCGCGCCCCCCCGCCACGGCCACCCCTCTGCCGCCCACCGCCGTTCCCAACACCGCCACACCCCTCCCTACCAGCACCGCCTCCCCCACCCCCATGCCCACTTTCACCCCCCCGGCGCTGCCCAACACGCCGCCGGGCGAACATTACTGGCTGCGGCGGCCCATTGCCGATGGCGGCGTGGTCTGGACGGACAAAACGTATCCCTATGGCAGCACGCGCGGCGGTTCATTGCGGCCCCATCATGGCGTAGATATTGCCGTTCCCTACAACACGGAGATTCTGGCGGCGGCCAGCGGTACGGTCGTGGTTGCCGGCAATGACCTGGAAATCCCCTACGGACAAACGACCGACTTCTACGGCAACCTGGTCGTCATCGAACTGGACACGCGGCTCAACGGCAAGCCCGTCTATAACCTGTACGGGCATCTGAACCAGATTTGGGTGCAACCGGGGCAGCATGTGGACGTGCGTGAGGTCGTCGGGTTATCGGGCGCGACAGGCGTGGCGGATGGTCCCCACCTGCACTTCGAGGTGCGCGTGGGCGCGAACACGTATGAATCCACGCGCAACCCGCTGCTCTGGCTGAATCCGTTCCCGGATCGGGGAACGGTGGCGGGGCGGGTGGTCTGGCCGGATGGCGTGCTGGTGGCGGAAGCGCCCATCAGCCTGCATCGCATTGACGCGCCCACGGCGGCCTACTATGCGACCACCACCTACGCCAACGAGACGCTCAATCCTGACGACAGTTGGGGCGAAAACTTCGCCCTGGATGACGTGGAAGCCGGGTATTACGAGGCGACCATCCTGGTAGATGGGCGCAAAATCTCGCAGGCGTTCTGGGTGTTCCCGTATCGCACCAACTTTGTTGAGTTTGTGCTGGACAGCAGCCCAAAATAA
- the ftcD gene encoding glutamate formimidoyltransferase → MQQIVECVPNFSDGRRPEVYNAIADAVRGTPGAHVLSVSPDADHNRTVITFVGPPAAVEEAAFRAIAKAAELINLDNHQGEHPRIGATDVCPFVPVQDVTLADCVAMARRLGQRVGAELGIAVYLYEAAATRPDREKLAGIRKGEYEQWKAEVATNPDRLPDFGPAEPKSWGATVIGARPFLIAYNIYLNTDNVDIANKIARAVRYISGGFRYVQGLGFLVEGQAQVSMNLTNFEKTPIYRVQEAVRREAARYGLTITKAELVGLTPQQALLDAAQWYLQLDELPPEQILERQLAQAEAADNARAPLAFIEAVADKTPTPGGGSVAALAGALAAALTQMMAGLTVGRKKYADVTEEAGQVLDEAGALRAKLTAAIAEDAAAFEAVMAAYRRKDGDEAARVAAIEQAMMGAGESPLRVARLSRDVARLARRIVAVGNVNAVTDGASAGIMAHAAVQAASLNVKINAQSLQNQELAGAWVAEVNALLTETRDLADAIVAIAGERGGFR, encoded by the coding sequence ATGCAGCAAATCGTCGAATGCGTTCCCAATTTTAGTGACGGGCGTCGCCCGGAAGTGTACAATGCCATCGCGGACGCGGTGCGCGGCACGCCCGGCGCGCACGTCCTCAGCGTCAGCCCTGACGCCGACCACAACCGCACCGTGATCACGTTCGTGGGTCCGCCCGCTGCGGTCGAAGAGGCGGCTTTTCGCGCTATTGCTAAAGCGGCGGAGCTGATCAACCTGGACAATCACCAGGGAGAACACCCACGTATTGGGGCGACCGACGTCTGCCCCTTTGTGCCGGTGCAGGATGTGACGCTGGCGGATTGCGTGGCAATGGCGCGGCGGCTGGGACAGCGCGTGGGCGCGGAACTGGGCATTGCCGTGTATCTCTATGAAGCGGCGGCCACGCGCCCGGATCGGGAAAAGCTCGCCGGCATTCGCAAGGGGGAGTATGAGCAATGGAAGGCGGAAGTGGCGACCAATCCCGACCGTCTGCCTGATTTTGGGCCGGCGGAGCCAAAGTCATGGGGCGCGACCGTGATTGGCGCGCGACCGTTCCTGATTGCCTACAACATTTATCTGAACACGGATAATGTGGATATCGCCAACAAAATCGCCCGCGCCGTGCGCTATATCAGCGGTGGCTTCCGCTACGTCCAGGGGCTTGGATTTCTGGTGGAAGGTCAGGCGCAGGTGAGCATGAACCTGACCAACTTCGAGAAGACGCCCATCTACCGTGTGCAGGAGGCGGTGCGGCGGGAGGCGGCTCGTTATGGCTTGACGATTACGAAGGCGGAACTGGTTGGGCTGACGCCGCAGCAGGCGCTGCTGGATGCGGCGCAGTGGTATCTGCAACTGGATGAGTTGCCGCCGGAGCAGATTTTGGAGCGGCAGTTGGCGCAGGCGGAAGCGGCGGATAACGCGCGCGCGCCGTTGGCCTTTATTGAGGCCGTGGCGGATAAAACGCCGACGCCGGGCGGCGGTTCGGTGGCGGCGCTGGCGGGCGCGCTGGCGGCGGCTCTGACGCAGATGATGGCCGGGCTGACGGTGGGGCGGAAGAAGTATGCGGATGTGACGGAGGAGGCGGGGCAGGTGCTGGATGAGGCGGGCGCGCTGCGGGCGAAGCTGACGGCGGCGATTGCCGAGGATGCGGCGGCGTTTGAGGCGGTGATGGCGGCGTATCGGCGCAAGGATGGGGATGAGGCGGCGCGGGTGGCGGCGATTGAGCAGGCGATGATGGGCGCGGGCGAGTCGCCGCTGCGGGTGGCGCGGTTGAGCCGGGATGTGGCGCGGTTGGCGCGGCGGATTGTGGCGGTGGGGAATGTGAACGCGGTGACGGATGGGGCGAGTGCCGGCATTATGGCTCACGCCGCCGTCCAGGCTGCCAGTCTCAACGTCAAAATCAACGCCCAATCCCTGCAAAACCAGGAACTGGCCGGGGCCTGGGTGGCGGAGGTGAACGCGCTGTTGACGGAGACGCGCGACCTGGCGGACGCGATTGTGGCGATAGCGGGAGAGCGCGGCGGGTTTCGCTGA